The Candidatus Limnocylindrales bacterium genome contains a region encoding:
- a CDS encoding deoxyribodipyrimidine photo-lyase: MKGTTILWLRSDLRLHDNPALDAAAGRGGSVIPLFVWSPEEEEPWAPGAASRWWLDKSLRALAASLEEHGSRLIVRRGPALGVLRSVASECAADAVFWNDRYEPAVLARDARVERALRGDRIEVQRFESALLRKPADSAKTDRTPYRVFTPFWRSLLARVRIEQPRDPPGTIPAPSSWPGGESIDSLALEPDVDWTQGMRARWTPGEAGARAVLQSFVESALAQYPSARDQPDIAGTSRLSSHLHFGEISVREVWSTVQKSAHGSDAAAEAWLRQIGWREFGHHLLFHFPQTTAAPLRTEFSRLRWTDDPQRLRAWQRGATGYPIVDAGMRELWTTGWMHNRVRMISASFLVKDLAVAWQHGARWFWDTLVDADLANNTLGWQWVAGCGADAAPFFRIFNPVVQSRRFDPDGEYLRRWLPELSRLDAKWIHEPSSAPPLVLAAAGVRIGETYPEPIVAHDRARRLALDAYEEMMRES; encoded by the coding sequence GTGAAGGGTACGACGATTCTCTGGCTGCGCTCGGACCTTCGCCTTCATGACAACCCTGCGCTCGATGCTGCGGCCGGGCGCGGCGGAAGTGTGATCCCGCTTTTCGTCTGGTCTCCGGAGGAAGAAGAACCGTGGGCGCCCGGCGCCGCATCGCGCTGGTGGCTCGACAAGTCGCTGCGCGCTCTTGCCGCATCGCTGGAGGAGCACGGTTCGCGGCTCATCGTTCGCCGCGGCCCGGCTCTCGGCGTGCTTCGCTCGGTCGCGAGCGAATGCGCCGCCGATGCCGTGTTCTGGAACGATCGCTACGAACCTGCAGTTCTTGCACGCGATGCGCGCGTCGAGCGGGCTCTTCGTGGTGATCGAATCGAGGTGCAGCGCTTCGAATCGGCCCTGCTTCGCAAACCCGCCGACAGCGCGAAAACGGACCGCACGCCGTACCGGGTCTTCACGCCATTCTGGCGATCGCTGCTTGCGCGCGTACGCATCGAGCAGCCGCGCGATCCGCCCGGCACGATTCCGGCGCCGTCGTCATGGCCCGGCGGTGAGTCCATCGATTCGCTCGCGCTCGAGCCCGACGTCGACTGGACGCAAGGAATGCGGGCACGATGGACGCCCGGCGAAGCAGGCGCACGAGCGGTGCTGCAGAGTTTTGTCGAAAGCGCACTCGCACAGTATCCGTCCGCGCGCGACCAACCCGACATCGCCGGAACCTCGCGGCTGTCGTCACACCTGCATTTCGGCGAGATCAGCGTGCGCGAAGTCTGGAGTACTGTGCAGAAGTCGGCGCACGGGTCGGACGCCGCGGCGGAAGCGTGGCTGCGGCAGATCGGCTGGCGCGAGTTCGGCCATCACCTGCTCTTTCATTTTCCGCAGACGACCGCTGCTCCGCTGCGGACGGAGTTCTCGCGTCTGCGCTGGACGGACGATCCGCAGCGGCTTCGGGCGTGGCAGCGCGGAGCCACGGGCTACCCGATCGTCGACGCCGGCATGCGCGAGCTTTGGACGACCGGCTGGATGCACAATCGCGTGCGCATGATCTCCGCGTCGTTCCTCGTCAAGGATCTCGCCGTAGCGTGGCAGCACGGTGCGCGCTGGTTCTGGGACACGCTCGTCGACGCGGACCTTGCCAACAATACTCTCGGCTGGCAGTGGGTGGCGGGCTGCGGCGCGGACGCGGCGCCGTTCTTCCGGATCTTCAACCCCGTGGTGCAGAGCCGGCGTTTCGACCCGGACGGCGAGTATCTGCGGCGCTGGCTGCCCGAGCTTTCGCGGCTCGACGCGAAGTGGATCCACGAGCCGTCGTCCGCACCGCCCCTCGTGCTCGCTGCCGCAGGCGTTCGCATCGGCGAGACGTACCCGGAACCGATCGTCGCGCACGACCGGGCCAGGCGCCTGGCGCTCGACGCTTATGAGGAGATGATGCGCGAATCCTAG
- a CDS encoding TMEM165/GDT1 family protein, whose protein sequence is MTSTFVRMDTKLFLTIVSTVFFAELGDKTQLATMLYAARSPGDKWTVFAGSAVALVLASALGVMAGELISRTVDGRTLTRIAGAGFIVIGIWTLARA, encoded by the coding sequence GTGACCAGTACCTTCGTACGCATGGATACGAAGCTGTTCCTCACGATCGTTTCGACGGTCTTCTTCGCAGAGCTCGGCGACAAGACCCAGCTCGCAACGATGCTGTACGCGGCGCGCAGCCCGGGCGACAAGTGGACGGTCTTTGCCGGCTCGGCTGTTGCGCTCGTGCTCGCATCCGCGCTCGGCGTGATGGCCGGCGAGCTCATCTCGCGAACCGTCGACGGCCGCACGCTGACCCGCATCGCGGGTGCGGGCTTCATCGTGATCGGCATCTGGACGCTGGCAAGGGCATGA
- a CDS encoding PQQ-dependent dehydrogenase, methanol/ethanol family, translating to MRRSVLAPVLAVAGGLALASIAGAQGIPGAVGHSDGSTAPAVEGASGQANSSHSAIAPAGATGTPASLAFGMSGVRGPISAPSAAAQAAFARTATIDDAALVAAGSDAGDWITHGRTYSEQRYTPLDEINDGNVAKLKPVWSFSTGLPRGHEATPLAVDGVLFFTGSWSVVFAVDARNGALLWRYDPKVPGETGPKACCDVVNRGVAIYEGKVFVGALDGRLIALDAKTGKLLWEKVTVDQTRPYTITGAPRIVKGKVIIGNGGAELGVRGYISAYDPNNGTMLWRTFTVPGNPEEKFESKALEAAAPTWKGGKWWEVGGGGTAWDSMAFDPDLDLLYVGTGNGSPWVRYLRSPGGGDNLYLSCILALKPDTGEIVWHYQTTPGDTWDFTATQHMILADLKIGGEIRKVIMQAPKNGFFYVVDRTSGKLISAEKYVEATWAEKVDLATGRPIEVKGQDFKDELAFVKPTPFGGHNWQPMSFSPKTGLVYIPAQEITAVYRRRSDFEYHPGNWNTGTDFNVFSLLTPDLVSGHLLAWDPVRQKEVWRHPYAVPWNGGTLATGGNLVFQGTADGRFLAFNASTGKELWEGRTGTGVGAGPISYQIDGKQYVTVVAGWGGAFALAGGAAAPANNESVGRVITWSLPVDSAPLTAKAVVDMIDKDGELAAGERLYHRNCADCHGSAAVSSVKAIPDLRFTPLPYEAFDAVVRQGLKVSNGMPNLSRWVTANDTALIKKWLESIRDKSPAR from the coding sequence ATGCGCCGATCCGTTCTCGCGCCCGTGCTGGCTGTTGCCGGCGGACTCGCACTGGCAAGCATCGCCGGAGCCCAGGGCATTCCGGGCGCCGTCGGCCATTCTGACGGAAGCACCGCACCGGCCGTCGAAGGCGCGAGCGGCCAGGCCAACTCATCGCACTCCGCCATCGCTCCTGCCGGCGCGACCGGCACGCCTGCGTCGCTGGCCTTCGGCATGTCGGGAGTCCGCGGTCCCATCAGCGCACCGTCGGCTGCGGCCCAGGCGGCTTTCGCGCGAACCGCGACGATCGACGATGCGGCCCTCGTGGCCGCCGGCAGCGACGCCGGCGACTGGATCACGCACGGGCGCACGTACTCGGAGCAGCGCTATACGCCGCTCGACGAAATCAACGACGGCAACGTCGCCAAGCTCAAGCCGGTCTGGTCGTTTTCGACGGGCCTTCCGCGCGGTCACGAAGCTACGCCGCTCGCGGTCGACGGCGTGCTGTTCTTTACCGGCTCATGGTCGGTGGTCTTTGCCGTCGACGCCCGCAACGGCGCGCTGCTCTGGCGCTACGATCCGAAGGTGCCCGGCGAGACGGGACCCAAGGCGTGCTGCGACGTGGTCAACCGCGGCGTCGCAATCTACGAAGGAAAAGTCTTCGTCGGCGCGCTCGACGGCAGGCTGATCGCACTCGACGCGAAGACCGGAAAGCTGCTGTGGGAGAAAGTCACCGTCGACCAGACGCGGCCGTACACGATCACGGGCGCTCCGCGCATCGTCAAAGGCAAGGTCATCATCGGCAACGGCGGCGCCGAGCTCGGCGTGCGCGGCTACATCTCGGCATACGATCCCAACAACGGCACGATGCTGTGGCGCACGTTCACCGTACCCGGAAATCCCGAAGAAAAGTTCGAATCGAAAGCGCTCGAAGCCGCTGCACCGACGTGGAAGGGCGGCAAGTGGTGGGAAGTCGGCGGCGGCGGAACCGCGTGGGATTCGATGGCGTTCGATCCCGACCTCGATCTTCTTTACGTCGGCACCGGAAACGGCTCGCCGTGGGTTCGCTACCTTCGCAGCCCCGGCGGCGGCGACAACCTGTACCTTTCGTGCATCCTCGCGCTCAAGCCGGACACCGGCGAGATCGTCTGGCACTACCAGACGACGCCCGGCGACACGTGGGACTTTACCGCCACGCAGCACATGATCCTTGCCGACCTCAAGATCGGCGGCGAAATCCGCAAAGTGATCATGCAGGCCCCGAAGAACGGTTTCTTCTACGTCGTCGATCGCACCAGCGGCAAGCTCATCTCCGCCGAGAAATACGTCGAGGCGACGTGGGCGGAAAAAGTCGATCTCGCGACCGGCAGGCCGATCGAAGTCAAAGGCCAGGACTTCAAGGACGAGCTCGCGTTCGTCAAGCCCACGCCGTTCGGCGGGCACAACTGGCAGCCGATGTCGTTCAGCCCGAAGACCGGCCTCGTCTACATTCCCGCGCAGGAGATCACCGCGGTCTATCGCCGGCGGAGCGACTTCGAGTATCACCCCGGCAACTGGAACACCGGCACCGACTTCAACGTGTTCTCGCTGCTGACGCCCGATCTCGTCTCCGGTCACCTGCTCGCGTGGGATCCGGTTCGGCAGAAGGAAGTCTGGCGTCATCCGTATGCGGTGCCGTGGAACGGCGGCACGCTGGCGACCGGCGGCAATCTCGTGTTCCAGGGAACAGCCGACGGCCGCTTCCTCGCGTTCAATGCGTCGACCGGCAAGGAGCTGTGGGAAGGCCGCACCGGAACCGGTGTCGGCGCCGGACCGATCAGCTACCAGATCGACGGCAAGCAGTACGTGACCGTCGTTGCGGGCTGGGGAGGCGCGTTCGCGCTCGCCGGCGGAGCTGCGGCGCCGGCCAACAACGAGAGCGTCGGCCGCGTGATCACATGGTCGCTGCCGGTCGACTCGGCGCCGCTGACGGCCAAGGCCGTCGTCGACATGATCGACAAGGATGGTGAGCTTGCGGCCGGCGAGCGTCTCTACCATCGCAACTGCGCCGACTGTCACGGCTCGGCCGCAGTCTCGTCGGTCAAGGCGATCCCGGACCTGCGCTTCACGCCGCTGCCGTACGAAGCGTTCGACGCTGTCGTGCGCCAGGGACTCAAAGTCTCCAACGGCATGCCGAATCTCAGCCGATGGGTTACCGCGAACGACACGGCGCTCATCAAGAAATGGCTCGAGTCGATCCGCGACAAGTCGCCCGCGCGATGA
- a CDS encoding TonB-dependent receptor, with amino-acid sequence MSHDRKPGPSRFSRDDTGAVPVLLVMFTLLASVAVVVTRGIAGAAEPAAIPAATPDATPAATPIGTRDATPVATPAVTPTLAPISITATRSSIPIADPSAAVTEVGESEIRRSASRTLDDLLRRIPGFSLFRRLGSGAAHPTTQGVSLRGIGPSGTSRALVLVDGVPLNDPFGGWVHWDSIPNEMVERVEVLRGSGASLWGNYAMGGVINVITRPADHDGGSFLAEGGERGSGRTEGWMSHRFGATSVLAGGRWLRSGDYPLVRKDSRGPIDVAGGSDNGVGELHVEHQVSPDVRLRVMARGYHDLRDNGTPYTHNETKNGFFRTGLDIDTHSTGKVSADVFSTVQSFSSTFSAVDQTRSSELPASNQFDVPSTSAGGSVVWSNRLGPWLGMRDHHLVAGIDSLWVDGKSKELARFMDGAFTRRRAGGTSQGMGGVFVEDLIEVTEKLDVTAALRFDYWQSYDGFRREDALDTSTSLVDRKLGDQTETLVSPRLGLSYLVMEGLALRSAIYRGFRAPTINEQVRPFRVRNDVTEANESLDAEKLFGVEGGFDHQLGPWRSSATLFWNEVDGPIFNVTIGDGGGVVDPCGFVPAGGVCRQRRNLGSTHILGAEAETSIDFGHGLVASLAYLWSDGKVHSAPDDHSLVGNHLPQVPKHQGTIALDYDRKGPWRASLQVRIVGEQFDDDENTRVLGRFAAVDAFVARRIGYGFEVFAAAENLFDETIESGRTADGVVSIAAPRIISGGVRYEFGAESDAGGSGIVK; translated from the coding sequence ATGAGCCATGATCGAAAACCGGGCCCGTCCCGGTTTTCACGCGACGACACCGGAGCTGTCCCGGTGCTGCTCGTCATGTTCACGCTGCTCGCGAGCGTGGCCGTTGTCGTCACCAGAGGCATTGCCGGTGCGGCCGAGCCGGCGGCGATTCCCGCTGCAACGCCCGATGCGACGCCAGCCGCAACGCCGATCGGAACGCGCGACGCAACGCCCGTCGCAACGCCCGCGGTTACGCCGACGCTCGCGCCGATCAGCATCACCGCGACGCGCTCGAGCATCCCGATCGCCGATCCGTCGGCCGCCGTCACCGAAGTCGGCGAGAGCGAGATCCGGCGATCGGCATCGCGCACGCTCGACGACCTTCTGCGGCGCATTCCTGGGTTCAGCCTTTTCCGCCGGCTCGGAAGCGGCGCCGCCCATCCGACGACGCAGGGAGTGTCGCTGCGGGGCATCGGTCCGAGCGGCACCAGCCGCGCGCTCGTGCTCGTCGACGGCGTTCCGCTGAACGACCCGTTCGGCGGATGGGTGCACTGGGACAGCATTCCGAACGAGATGGTCGAGCGCGTCGAGGTGCTGCGCGGCTCGGGCGCGAGCCTGTGGGGAAACTATGCGATGGGTGGCGTGATCAACGTGATCACGCGGCCTGCGGATCACGACGGCGGAAGTTTTCTTGCCGAAGGCGGCGAGCGCGGAAGCGGGCGCACCGAGGGATGGATGTCGCACCGCTTCGGCGCAACCTCCGTCCTTGCCGGCGGCCGCTGGCTGCGAAGCGGCGACTATCCGCTCGTGCGCAAGGACTCGCGCGGGCCGATCGACGTGGCGGGCGGCAGCGACAACGGCGTCGGCGAGCTGCACGTCGAGCACCAGGTCTCGCCGGACGTGCGGCTGCGAGTGATGGCGCGCGGATACCACGACCTTCGCGACAACGGCACGCCGTACACGCACAACGAAACCAAGAACGGATTCTTCCGCACCGGCCTCGACATCGACACGCATTCGACCGGCAAGGTCAGCGCCGACGTGTTCAGCACGGTGCAGTCGTTTTCGAGCACGTTCTCCGCAGTCGACCAGACGCGCTCGAGCGAGCTTCCGGCAAGCAACCAGTTCGACGTTCCGTCGACGAGCGCCGGCGGCTCGGTCGTATGGTCGAACCGGCTCGGCCCGTGGCTGGGGATGCGCGACCATCATCTGGTTGCCGGCATCGATTCGCTGTGGGTCGACGGCAAGTCCAAGGAGCTCGCGCGCTTCATGGACGGCGCGTTCACGCGGCGCCGCGCCGGCGGCACCAGTCAGGGCATGGGCGGCGTGTTCGTCGAAGACCTCATCGAAGTTACCGAAAAACTCGACGTCACGGCGGCGCTGCGCTTCGACTACTGGCAGAGCTACGACGGCTTCCGCCGCGAAGATGCGCTCGACACGTCGACGAGTCTCGTCGATCGCAAGCTAGGCGACCAGACCGAAACGCTCGTCAGCCCGCGCCTCGGTCTTTCCTATCTGGTGATGGAGGGGCTCGCGCTGCGCTCGGCCATCTACCGCGGCTTTCGTGCGCCGACGATCAACGAGCAGGTGCGCCCGTTCCGCGTGCGCAACGACGTGACCGAGGCCAACGAATCGCTCGATGCCGAGAAGCTGTTCGGGGTCGAAGGCGGCTTCGACCACCAGCTCGGACCCTGGCGTTCGTCGGCGACGCTGTTCTGGAACGAAGTCGACGGTCCGATCTTCAATGTGACGATCGGCGACGGCGGCGGCGTGGTCGATCCGTGCGGCTTCGTTCCGGCCGGAGGGGTGTGCCGCCAGCGGCGCAACCTCGGCAGCACGCACATCCTCGGCGCCGAAGCCGAAACCTCGATCGATTTCGGCCATGGCCTGGTGGCCTCGCTCGCGTATCTGTGGAGCGATGGAAAAGTTCATTCCGCGCCCGACGACCATTCGCTGGTCGGCAACCATCTGCCGCAGGTGCCAAAGCACCAGGGCACGATCGCGCTCGACTACGACCGCAAAGGCCCGTGGCGGGCATCGCTTCAGGTCCGCATCGTCGGCGAGCAGTTCGACGACGACGAGAACACGCGCGTGCTCGGCCGCTTTGCGGCGGTCGATGCATTCGTCGCGCGCAGGATCGGCTACGGCTTCGAGGTTTTTGCGGCGGCGGAGAATCTGTTCGACGAAACGATCGAGTCCGGACGCACGGCCGACGGCGTGGTCTCGATCGCCGCGCCGAGAATCATCAGCGGCGGCGTGCGTTACGAGTTCGGCGCAGAGTCGGACGCCGGCGGCTCGGGAATCGTGAAATAG
- a CDS encoding ATP-binding protein, with amino-acid sequence MARGFAMADDELRDLLGIAFECFPIGAAIIALDGRFLHVNPTFCEFLGRTADELQRHQLADFIDADERSSLVDLTASILDRGVDNYRETRRFIRPDGRRVRLDMTGAVLKSPAGHKRAILALANQVTEDIAEGAADAPNAANLRSVIPTALELIGERKSLRDEFESFCRTISQEFRNPLRVIEGYAEIVLEDCGAALDDMTRRHLRTIRDQSRRLSALVETTLSLARITSRPLRREHLDLSAIALDAVAVVRAELHEHDVDTIIQPDLTVDADAGLIGQMLRELFQNAFRFSRAAAAPCVEFGQAEVDGSPAFFVRDNGCGFDMALAYKLFVPFETLHEGSEAAGSGVGLAEAERIVRRHGGQIWAEAAPGKGATFYFTIPEPPASDSAPNS; translated from the coding sequence ATGGCCCGCGGCTTCGCGATGGCGGACGACGAGCTGCGAGATCTGCTCGGCATCGCGTTCGAATGCTTTCCGATCGGCGCAGCGATCATCGCGCTCGATGGCCGCTTTCTTCACGTCAACCCGACGTTCTGCGAGTTTCTCGGACGCACGGCCGATGAGCTGCAGCGCCACCAGCTCGCCGACTTCATCGACGCCGACGAACGCTCGTCGCTCGTCGACCTGACCGCGTCGATCCTCGATCGCGGAGTCGACAACTATCGCGAAACGCGCCGCTTCATCCGGCCCGACGGCCGTCGGGTGCGCCTCGACATGACCGGTGCCGTGCTCAAATCGCCGGCCGGGCACAAACGGGCGATCCTCGCGCTGGCCAATCAAGTCACCGAAGACATCGCCGAAGGCGCGGCCGACGCGCCGAATGCCGCGAACCTGCGGTCGGTCATTCCGACGGCGCTCGAGCTGATCGGCGAGCGCAAATCGCTGCGCGACGAGTTCGAATCGTTCTGCCGGACGATCTCGCAGGAGTTTCGCAATCCCCTTCGCGTGATCGAAGGCTACGCCGAAATCGTGCTCGAAGACTGCGGCGCCGCGCTCGACGACATGACCCGGCGTCATCTCCGGACGATCCGTGACCAGAGCCGGCGCCTTTCGGCGCTCGTCGAGACGACGCTCTCGCTTGCGCGCATCACGAGCCGCCCGCTTCGGCGCGAGCATCTCGACCTGAGCGCGATCGCGCTCGATGCGGTCGCGGTGGTTCGCGCCGAGCTGCACGAGCACGACGTCGACACGATCATCCAGCCGGATCTCACCGTGGATGCCGATGCCGGTCTGATCGGGCAGATGCTGCGCGAGCTCTTCCAGAATGCGTTTCGATTCTCGCGCGCCGCCGCCGCCCCGTGCGTCGAGTTCGGACAGGCCGAGGTCGACGGGTCGCCGGCGTTCTTCGTGCGCGACAACGGTTGCGGTTTCGACATGGCGCTCGCGTACAAGCTGTTCGTTCCGTTCGAAACGCTGCACGAGGGCAGCGAGGCCGCCGGAAGCGGAGTCGGCCTCGCCGAAGCCGAGCGCATCGTGCGCCGCCACGGCGGACAGATCTGGGCCGAAGCGGCGCCGGGGAAAGGCGCGACGTTCTATTTCACGATTCCCGAGCCGCCGGCGTCCGACTCTGCGCCGAACTCGTAA
- a CDS encoding DUF2804 domain-containing protein, translating into MRTSGRLIDRNGDVRFGVFEEPVSEINYRDYDLRSPMDRRRGRLARHFGFHQFQFLGALSETLVFGCALIDIRTVGQAFLYFYEPLTRKLTEWSFRAPLALGTHFDQRPEDGSAMFRSGDNHFAMTATAEPRQRQLWVRLAAGVEVDAVFDEQEPLIQPMWISTRAGASGFVFARKTAGARVTGTIRWDGRTLDLGEHEVFGHNDWSAGYMRRETFWNWGCLAGRLPDGRTIGMNVSCGVNETGHSENCFWVDGRLHRLGAVSFDYDRRDLMHAWSLHDSDGRLELEFTPEGSHVEKLNALLLASNFHQMFGRYRGRLVTQTGQTVDVQGLLGYAEKHYAKW; encoded by the coding sequence TTGCGAACCAGCGGCCGGCTGATCGATCGTAACGGGGACGTGCGTTTCGGCGTGTTCGAGGAGCCCGTCTCCGAGATCAACTATCGCGACTACGACCTGCGCTCGCCGATGGACCGGCGGCGCGGGCGGCTCGCACGGCATTTCGGCTTCCACCAGTTCCAGTTTCTCGGCGCACTTTCCGAAACGCTCGTGTTCGGTTGCGCACTCATCGACATCCGCACGGTCGGCCAGGCGTTCCTTTATTTTTACGAGCCTCTGACCAGGAAGCTCACCGAATGGAGCTTTCGCGCGCCGCTGGCGCTCGGAACGCACTTCGACCAGCGACCCGAAGACGGCAGCGCCATGTTCCGCAGCGGCGACAATCATTTCGCGATGACCGCGACCGCCGAGCCGCGCCAGCGACAGTTGTGGGTGCGCCTGGCGGCCGGCGTCGAAGTCGATGCCGTGTTCGACGAGCAGGAACCTCTCATCCAGCCAATGTGGATCTCGACGCGCGCGGGCGCGTCGGGCTTCGTGTTCGCCCGCAAGACGGCCGGCGCAAGAGTCACCGGGACGATCCGGTGGGACGGCCGCACGCTCGACCTCGGCGAGCACGAGGTCTTCGGGCACAACGACTGGAGCGCGGGTTACATGCGCCGCGAGACGTTCTGGAACTGGGGATGCCTTGCAGGACGGCTCCCCGACGGGCGTACGATCGGCATGAACGTTTCGTGCGGCGTCAATGAAACCGGCCACTCGGAAAACTGCTTCTGGGTCGACGGCCGGCTCCATCGACTCGGCGCCGTCTCGTTCGACTACGACCGCCGCGACCTGATGCACGCCTGGAGCCTGCACGACAGCGACGGACGGCTGGAGCTCGAGTTCACCCCCGAAGGGTCACACGTCGAGAAACTCAACGCACTGCTGCTCGCGTCGAATTTTCATCAGATGTTCGGCCGGTACCGCGGGCGGCTCGTGACGCAGACGGGGCAGACCGTCGATGTCCAAGGCTTGCTCGGGTACGCCGAGAAACACTATGCGAAATGGTGA
- the rarD gene encoding EamA family transporter RarD has translation MSDLRKGFWNGIGAYASWGIFPLYWKLLSDVPVLQVISHRVLWSSVLLAGYVAVSGQAASLRESIRMRGVLGVYAVAAMLIGANWCLFVWAVSSGFIVETSLGYFINPLLSVLLGVFVLGEKLRPGQWAAVVLAASGVLYIAVSHGDVPWISLTLATTFACYALVKKRAPLGSVHGLTIETGLLALPALAFLVWNEGSGNGAFLHRPAQTNALLLAAGAVTTAPLLMFATAAQGIPMLWIGILQYIAPTLQLAIGVFVFHEPFSHERLIGFSLVWAALALFAVEGIVAHRAAAVVPPPE, from the coding sequence GTGAGCGATCTTCGAAAGGGTTTCTGGAACGGCATCGGGGCGTATGCGTCCTGGGGAATCTTTCCGTTGTACTGGAAGCTGCTCAGCGACGTGCCGGTGCTGCAGGTGATCAGCCACCGCGTGCTGTGGTCGTCGGTGCTGCTGGCCGGTTACGTTGCGGTGTCGGGACAGGCCGCGTCGCTTCGCGAATCGATCCGCATGCGCGGAGTACTCGGCGTGTACGCCGTCGCGGCGATGCTGATCGGTGCCAACTGGTGCCTGTTCGTGTGGGCGGTCAGCTCGGGCTTCATCGTCGAGACCAGCCTCGGCTACTTCATCAATCCGTTGCTCAGCGTGCTGCTCGGCGTTTTCGTGCTCGGCGAGAAGTTGCGGCCGGGACAATGGGCAGCGGTTGTGCTGGCCGCTTCGGGCGTGCTGTACATCGCGGTATCACACGGCGATGTCCCGTGGATCTCGCTGACGCTGGCGACGACGTTTGCCTGCTACGCACTGGTCAAGAAGCGCGCGCCGCTGGGTTCGGTGCACGGCCTGACGATCGAAACCGGGCTGCTCGCGCTTCCGGCGCTCGCGTTCCTTGTATGGAACGAAGGGTCCGGCAACGGGGCATTCCTGCACCGCCCTGCGCAGACCAACGCGCTTCTGCTTGCCGCCGGCGCGGTTACCACCGCGCCGCTGCTCATGTTCGCGACCGCGGCGCAGGGCATCCCCATGCTGTGGATTGGAATCCTCCAGTACATCGCCCCGACGCTCCAGCTCGCGATCGGCGTCTTCGTCTTTCACGAGCCGTTCTCGCACGAGAGGCTGATCGGGTTTTCGCTGGTGTGGGCGGCGCTGGCGCTGTTCGCGGTGGAAGGAATCGTGGCGCATCGGGCGGCGGCCGTGGTGCCACCTCCGGAATAG
- a CDS encoding outer membrane beta-barrel protein, with protein sequence MRVKSLSSLFCAVAFCGTASVAMAGAYGEAEQAEEMPRSAPAVAETATVEEFQPYAYLSVGGLYGAQFFEKEAHQINKTYGWGVNARAGYRFHPNLSAELLFEDVIQFDADSGGNNHNQNIDRAVWTLMPNLKVFPIEGFAEPFIEVGGGLVRADNKRNHEVIRAGGHGRPPLIGHGVDDGYGFGMRFGIGADFYATDNIYITPEVAYVLPLTSDVKHYDHLNVALSIGYAFR encoded by the coding sequence ATGAGAGTGAAGAGTTTGAGTTCGTTGTTCTGCGCGGTGGCGTTCTGCGGCACGGCGTCTGTGGCCATGGCCGGAGCGTATGGAGAGGCAGAGCAGGCCGAAGAGATGCCGCGTTCGGCGCCAGCTGTCGCGGAGACCGCTACGGTCGAAGAGTTCCAACCCTACGCATATCTGTCCGTTGGCGGCCTCTATGGTGCGCAGTTCTTCGAGAAAGAAGCACACCAGATCAACAAGACGTATGGATGGGGCGTCAATGCTCGCGCCGGATACCGTTTCCACCCGAACCTCTCGGCCGAGCTGCTGTTCGAGGACGTGATCCAGTTCGACGCCGACAGCGGCGGCAACAATCACAACCAGAACATCGATCGTGCCGTGTGGACCCTGATGCCCAACCTGAAAGTGTTCCCGATCGAAGGTTTTGCGGAGCCGTTCATTGAAGTCGGCGGCGGTCTGGTTCGCGCGGACAACAAGCGCAATCACGAGGTGATTCGCGCAGGCGGCCACGGCAGGCCTCCGCTCATCGGCCACGGCGTTGACGACGGCTACGGCTTCGGAATGCGCTTCGGGATCGGCGCGGACTTCTACGCGACCGACAACATCTACATCACGCCGGAAGTGGCCTACGTGCTTCCGCTGACGAGCGACGTCAAGCACTACGATCACCTGAACGTAGCGCTCAGCATCGGGTACGCGTTCCGCTAG